A section of the Cryobacterium soli genome encodes:
- a CDS encoding proline dehydrogenase family protein, with product MPTNETEYERAADTLRAWALDEDLKARVMANPALSPLARQVASRYTAGETIDEALAAVTGAAARGHLGSIEYAGESVRDADIARAETDVFLNLAAALTDFPVPTTVSFDLSHIGSTVSYDLGLAHARELAAATRASGSALMISAEGSDRTDLVLDLYDAVASYFPHVGITLQARLHRSPHDLDRLLRHPGPIRLVKGAFLESDEVAIRRGQAALLESYLTLAGRILDADHAVSFATHDPELIDLLKERYGSRLLRAGVEFEMLRGLAPALLDTLHDEGYRTREYAIFGGEWWLYVLNRIAEHPERAITALADLRAPIVP from the coding sequence ATGCCCACGAACGAAACCGAGTACGAACGAGCCGCCGACACCCTCCGGGCGTGGGCACTGGACGAAGACCTGAAGGCACGCGTCATGGCGAACCCCGCGCTGTCCCCACTCGCCCGCCAGGTCGCGAGTCGGTACACCGCCGGCGAGACCATCGACGAGGCGCTCGCCGCGGTCACCGGGGCGGCCGCCCGCGGTCATCTGGGCAGCATCGAATACGCGGGCGAGAGCGTGCGAGATGCCGACATCGCCCGAGCGGAGACTGACGTCTTCCTGAACCTCGCGGCCGCGCTGACCGATTTTCCGGTTCCGACCACGGTGTCCTTCGACCTCTCCCACATCGGCTCGACCGTGAGTTACGACCTGGGCCTCGCCCACGCGCGGGAGCTGGCCGCGGCCACCCGGGCGTCGGGCTCGGCGCTCATGATCTCCGCCGAGGGCTCGGACCGCACCGATCTGGTGCTCGATCTGTACGACGCGGTGGCGTCGTACTTCCCCCACGTCGGCATCACCCTCCAGGCGCGCCTGCACCGCAGTCCCCACGACCTCGACCGGCTCCTCCGCCACCCCGGTCCCATCCGTCTGGTCAAGGGCGCTTTTCTCGAAAGCGACGAGGTCGCCATCCGGCGCGGGCAGGCCGCGCTCCTCGAGAGCTATCTGACCCTGGCCGGGCGCATCCTCGATGCCGATCATGCGGTGTCGTTCGCCACCCATGATCCCGAGCTGATCGACCTGCTGAAAGAGCGTTACGGCAGCCGGCTGCTGCGTGCCGGCGTCGAGTTCGAGATGCTGCGCGGCCTTGCGCCCGCCCTCTTGGACACCCTGCACGACGAGGGGTACCGGACGCGGGAGTACGCGATTTTCGGTGGCGAGTGGTGGCTCTACGTCCTCAACCGAATCGCTGAACACCCCGAGCGGGCGATCACGGCGCTCGCCGACCTTCGGGCGCCGATCGTTCCTTAG
- a CDS encoding alpha/beta hydrolase: MSGTVLLVHGANHRGSSWRALQGALAGRGIHSVTVDLPSASPALADLHADAQVIRGAVARHSATVVVCHSYGGMPTTEALVGNTSVERIVYLTAWMPRPGMSLLDLSGNGGDDPEGEDLWQVSADGATIGAPDPTTLFYNRCTPDVAEAAMRDLTPQSFASFTQGVTGAAWHTIPATYIVCEDDNAIAPDLQRAMAAQADEVFVLDSDHSPFLSYPERTAALVATLVDH; encoded by the coding sequence GTGTCAGGTACCGTTCTTCTCGTCCACGGGGCAAACCACCGGGGTTCAAGCTGGCGTGCGCTGCAGGGCGCACTGGCCGGGCGCGGCATCCACTCGGTGACGGTCGACCTGCCCAGCGCGTCGCCCGCGCTGGCTGATCTGCATGCCGATGCTCAGGTCATCCGCGGGGCGGTGGCCCGGCACAGCGCCACCGTCGTGGTCTGTCACTCCTACGGCGGGATGCCCACCACCGAGGCGTTGGTGGGCAACACCAGCGTGGAGCGCATCGTGTACCTCACGGCCTGGATGCCGCGCCCGGGCATGTCGCTGCTCGACCTCTCCGGCAACGGGGGCGACGACCCTGAGGGCGAGGATCTCTGGCAGGTGTCGGCCGACGGCGCCACCATCGGCGCGCCGGACCCGACGACCCTGTTCTACAACCGCTGCACGCCGGATGTGGCGGAGGCCGCCATGCGTGATCTCACCCCGCAGTCGTTCGCCTCGTTCACGCAGGGGGTGACTGGCGCGGCGTGGCACACCATCCCCGCCACCTACATAGTCTGCGAAGACGACAACGCCATCGCGCCGGACCTGCAGCGGGCGATGGCCGCGCAGGCCGACGAGGTGTTCGTGCTCGACAGCGACCACTCGCCGTTCCTGTCGTACCCGGAGCGCACGGCAGCGCTGGTCGCCACTCTCGTCGATCACTGA
- a CDS encoding TetR/AcrR family transcriptional regulator, which produces MTSTPDTDASGTSGTTATSPTDAQTDAPTTPKRTAGRPRAEGKQRAGLSTRDEILEAAATLFTEQGYTDTTTRQIASVVGIRQASLYYHFADKGSILGALLTGTVEPAVHFAEWLDTQPLDAPTKLYALAKYDLDVILQDRWNLHVLYRLPDAKAERGDTMQAALQEHYLRFATAAAAAGTDPQAVTDDLHLVFGLVESILVQRDWGGGAARHAYADSIARGCLRLVRVPESSFPTIFDIAQRAIAAYPA; this is translated from the coding sequence ATGACCTCGACACCCGACACCGACGCGAGTGGCACCTCTGGCACCACGGCGACCTCCCCGACGGATGCCCAGACGGATGCGCCGACCACGCCCAAGCGCACCGCCGGCCGCCCCCGCGCCGAGGGCAAGCAGCGCGCGGGCCTGAGCACCCGCGACGAGATCCTCGAGGCCGCCGCCACGCTGTTCACCGAGCAGGGCTACACCGACACCACCACCCGGCAGATCGCGTCGGTGGTGGGCATCCGCCAGGCCTCGCTGTACTACCACTTCGCCGACAAGGGCAGCATCCTGGGCGCCCTGCTCACCGGAACCGTCGAGCCGGCGGTGCACTTCGCCGAGTGGCTCGACACCCAGCCGCTCGACGCGCCCACCAAGCTCTACGCGCTGGCGAAGTACGACCTCGACGTGATCCTGCAGGACCGCTGGAACCTGCACGTGCTCTACCGTCTGCCCGACGCCAAGGCCGAGCGCGGCGACACCATGCAGGCCGCCCTGCAGGAGCACTACCTCCGCTTCGCCACGGCCGCCGCGGCTGCCGGCACCGACCCGCAGGCCGTGACCGACGACCTGCACCTGGTCTTCGGCCTGGTCGAGAGCATCCTCGTGCAGCGCGACTGGGGCGGCGGCGCGGCCCGACACGCCTACGCGGACTCGATCGCCCGCGGCTGCCTGCGCCTGGTGCGAGTGCCCGAATCGTCCTTCCCGACCATCTTCGACATCGCCCAGCGCGCCATCGCGGCCTACCCGGCGTGA
- a CDS encoding metal-dependent hydrolase family protein has protein sequence MTPSLLLRNVTVIDGLGGAPRPALDVLVTDGVFASISPTGSLPLPQVINRDALTVLDGTGHTVLPGFFDCHVHVSTSPATDTLTSITEPESAKTLRAVPALRATLDAGVTSARDLAGADSGFRDALADGVIVGPALQLAIRILSVSGGHGDWRTVGGTPLDTGPGAGVVGDSPADFVRLTREVIREGADWIKVAATGGMGSPRSNPEGGGLSEAELRAVVEEAARHGHIGVAAHSIGTAGIAAAVRAGVRSIEHGYLIDDATIELMGEQGTFLVPTLSTLTRPVSPTAAPWTVAKRRRTVQNARERVGAAIRAGVNVALGTDAGIVEHGANLRELALLVEFGLTPMQAILAGTSSAARMSGILDEVGTIEPGKRADLVATLVDPLAQLNALAEPGAMRLIVQSGRIHSSTLPLESTEPQSA, from the coding sequence ATGACCCCGAGCCTGCTGCTGCGCAATGTCACCGTGATCGACGGCCTCGGCGGCGCCCCGCGGCCCGCCCTCGATGTGCTCGTCACCGACGGGGTCTTCGCGTCGATCTCCCCCACCGGCTCCCTGCCGCTGCCTCAGGTGATCAACCGGGATGCCCTCACGGTTCTCGACGGCACCGGCCACACCGTGCTGCCGGGCTTCTTCGACTGCCACGTGCACGTGAGCACCTCCCCCGCCACCGACACCCTCACGAGCATCACCGAACCGGAGAGCGCCAAGACCCTGCGGGCGGTGCCGGCCCTGCGCGCCACGCTCGACGCCGGAGTCACCAGCGCCCGAGACCTGGCCGGCGCGGACTCCGGCTTTCGCGATGCCCTCGCCGACGGCGTCATCGTCGGGCCGGCGCTGCAACTGGCCATCCGCATCCTCAGCGTCAGCGGCGGGCACGGCGACTGGCGCACGGTGGGCGGCACCCCGCTGGACACCGGCCCCGGCGCCGGAGTGGTGGGCGACTCCCCCGCCGACTTCGTGCGGCTCACCCGCGAGGTGATCCGCGAGGGCGCCGACTGGATCAAGGTGGCCGCCACGGGCGGCATGGGCAGCCCACGCAGCAACCCGGAGGGCGGCGGCCTGAGCGAGGCCGAGCTCCGTGCCGTCGTGGAGGAGGCCGCCCGGCACGGCCACATCGGCGTCGCCGCGCACTCCATCGGCACCGCGGGCATCGCCGCGGCCGTGCGCGCGGGCGTGCGCAGCATCGAGCACGGCTACCTCATCGACGACGCCACCATCGAGCTGATGGGCGAGCAGGGCACCTTCCTGGTACCCACCCTGTCCACGCTCACCCGCCCGGTCTCCCCCACCGCAGCCCCTTGGACCGTGGCCAAACGTCGCCGCACGGTGCAGAACGCCCGTGAACGGGTCGGCGCCGCCATCCGTGCCGGCGTGAATGTGGCGCTCGGCACCGACGCCGGCATCGTGGAGCACGGCGCCAATCTGCGCGAACTAGCCCTGCTCGTGGAGTTCGGCCTCACCCCGATGCAGGCGATCCTGGCCGGCACGTCGTCCGCCGCCCGCATGAGCGGCATACTGGACGAAGTCGGCACCATCGAGCCGGGTAAAAGGGCCGATCTGGTGGCAACTCTGGTCGATCCGCTTGCCCAGCTCAACGCCCTGGCCGAACCCGGCGCGATGCGGCTGATCGTGCAGTCCGGCCGCATCCACTCGTCCACCCTCCCCCTCGAGAGCACGGAGCCCCAGAGCGCATGA
- a CDS encoding ABC transporter substrate-binding protein yields the protein MSPTPLHRPVRSAFSRPRTSVLLTGLAAVTAIALAGCSSSSSTDSFGSDASDSLTVVITQTYTTPPDPDTNYDGPGLNIIESTYEGLVAYQDGSDTAEIVPELATDWTLSDDGLTYTFTLREGVTFHDGTEFTAEAVVASFERRTAVDGGPAYMVGDVTAVTPVDDYTVDVTLAAPNSAFVDYLASPFGLKMVSPTVLTEEAGDDFAQTYLTTHDAGTGPYELTDVETGVSYTLTAADDYWGDTPEFSTVNIEISDNASAAQLRLERGEIDAILGNLNKTTFASLASNDELDASTFPNFTTQMVYVNPASAIFTTLEDRTALFAGLDTETIIDASMGELEVPTSQLFPAGMLDAAADDQGVTYDPAALQGIVDSGIAAGKTIRIGYPASSSDAAAVAQEMGATLSSAGLPAEAVSLGSGSVYSLTDDLAAAPDLVIMAAFPDAGHVDAWARIIYTPTGGLDVLGAEVPGLNDDLDAALATEGNDAYAAIAQKIIAAKYWFSIGSLQTTTIARTGLTGLDDARNLLEYNVLHFAALGNE from the coding sequence ATGTCCCCAACTCCCCTCCACCGCCCCGTGCGGTCCGCCTTCTCCCGCCCCCGCACATCCGTTCTGCTCACCGGCCTCGCCGCCGTCACCGCGATCGCGCTCGCCGGCTGCTCCAGCTCCAGCTCGACCGACAGCTTCGGCTCCGACGCATCCGACAGCCTCACCGTCGTGATCACCCAGACCTACACCACCCCGCCCGACCCCGACACGAACTACGACGGCCCGGGCCTGAACATCATCGAGAGCACCTACGAGGGGCTCGTCGCCTACCAGGACGGCTCGGACACCGCCGAGATCGTGCCCGAACTCGCCACCGACTGGACTCTCTCCGACGACGGCCTCACCTACACCTTCACCCTGCGCGAGGGCGTCACCTTCCACGACGGCACCGAATTCACCGCCGAGGCCGTGGTGGCTTCGTTCGAGCGTCGCACCGCCGTCGACGGCGGCCCGGCCTACATGGTCGGCGACGTCACGGCCGTCACCCCGGTCGACGACTACACGGTCGACGTGACCCTCGCCGCACCGAACTCGGCGTTCGTGGACTACCTCGCCTCGCCGTTCGGCCTCAAGATGGTCAGCCCCACCGTGCTCACCGAGGAGGCCGGCGACGACTTCGCGCAGACCTACCTCACCACGCACGACGCCGGCACCGGCCCCTACGAACTGACGGATGTCGAAACCGGCGTCTCATACACGCTCACCGCCGCCGACGACTATTGGGGCGACACCCCCGAGTTCAGCACCGTGAACATCGAGATCAGCGACAACGCCTCGGCCGCCCAGCTGCGCCTGGAGCGCGGCGAGATCGACGCGATCCTCGGCAACCTGAACAAGACCACCTTCGCGTCGCTGGCGAGCAACGACGAGCTCGACGCGTCGACGTTCCCCAACTTCACCACCCAGATGGTCTACGTGAACCCGGCCTCCGCCATCTTCACCACGCTGGAGGACCGCACCGCACTGTTCGCGGGCCTCGACACCGAGACCATCATCGACGCGTCGATGGGCGAGCTCGAGGTGCCCACCAGTCAGCTGTTCCCGGCCGGCATGCTCGACGCCGCAGCGGATGACCAGGGTGTCACCTATGACCCCGCGGCCCTGCAGGGCATCGTGGATTCCGGGATCGCCGCAGGAAAGACCATCCGCATCGGCTACCCGGCGTCGAGCTCCGACGCCGCGGCCGTGGCCCAGGAGATGGGCGCCACGCTCAGCTCCGCCGGCCTGCCCGCCGAGGCCGTGTCGCTCGGCAGCGGATCGGTGTACTCCCTGACCGACGACCTGGCCGCAGCCCCCGACCTGGTGATCATGGCCGCGTTCCCCGACGCCGGCCACGTGGACGCCTGGGCCCGCATCATCTACACGCCCACCGGTGGCCTCGACGTGCTGGGCGCCGAGGTGCCCGGCCTGAACGACGACCTCGACGCGGCCCTGGCCACGGAGGGCAACGACGCGTACGCCGCCATCGCCCAGAAGATCATCGCGGCCAAGTACTGGTTCTCGATCGGCTCGCTGCAGACCACGACCATCGCCCGCACCGGTCTGACCGGCCTGGACGACGCCCGCAACCTGCTCGAGTACAACGTGCTGCACTTCGCAGCGCTCGGCAACGAGTAG